The Erigeron canadensis isolate Cc75 chromosome 4, C_canadensis_v1, whole genome shotgun sequence genome window below encodes:
- the LOC122595917 gene encoding GTP 3',8-cyclase, mitochondrial — MRPYLSGFSAGFTRFHSVKSKLKSQSQCGVYHGQLLDSYHVEGSWSKMYATMPEKMSEDAVKDDPVSNMLVDSFGRLHTYLRISLTERCNLRCQYCMPAEGVELTPNPLIMSQTEIIRLANLFVSSGVNKIRLTGGEPSIRKDIEELCSQLSNLKGLKTLAMTTNGLALARKLPKLKECGLNLLNISLDTLVPAKFEFMTRRKGHERVMESIYKAVDLGYNPVKVNCVVMRGFNDDEICDFVELTKDKPINVRFIEFMPFDGNVWNVKKLVSYAEMLDIVGKRYAGVKRIQDHPTETAKNFTVDGHQGTVSFITSMTNHFCSGCNRLRLLADGNLKVCLFGPSEVSLRDPIRDGADDDELRQIIGAAVKRKKASHAGMFDIAKTPNRPMIHIGG, encoded by the exons ATGCGCCCCTATTTATCCGGTTTTTCTGCTGGTTTCACAAGATTTCATTCG GTCAAGTCTAAATTAAAATCCCAATCCCAATGTGGAGTTTATCATGGCCAGCTTCTTGATAGTTATCACGTGGAAGGTTCATGGTCAAAGATGTATGCAACTATGCCCGAAAAGATGTCAGAGGATGCAGTAAAAGATGATCCTGTTTCTAATATGTTGGTTGATTCATTTGGAAGACTACACACTTATCTAAGAATATCCTTAACAGAACGCTGTAATTTACGTTGCCAATATTGTATGCCAGCGGAAGGGGTGGAGTTGACTCCTAATCCTTTGATTATGTCACAAACTGAGATTATACGCTTAGCAAATTTATTTGTAAGTTCCGGAGTGAATAAAATTCGGTTGACTGGTGGAGAGCCTAGCATAAGAAAGGATATTGAAGAATTATGTTCACAACTTTCAAATCTAAAAGGACTAAAAACACTTGCCATGACTACAAATGGGCTTGCTCTAGCAAGAAAGCTTCCAAAATTGAAAGAATGTGGACTTAATTTGCTAAATATTAGCTTAGACACACTTGTTCCTGCAAAATTCGAGTTCATGACAAGGCGCAAAGGTCATGAAAGGGTAATGGAGTCAATTTACAAAGCAGTAGACCTGGGATATAACCCTGTTAAG GTAAACTGTGTTGTGATGCGTGGATTcaatgatgatgaaatttgtgATTTTGTGGAGTTAACAAAGGATAAACCGATAAATGTACGTTTTATTGAGTTCATGCCCTTTGATGGTAATGTATGGAATGTCAAGAAACTTGTATCCTATGCTGAGATGCTGGACATAGTG GGTAAACGTTATGCAGGGGTAAAAAGAATTCAGGATCACCCAACAGAGACTGCTAAAAATTTCACAGTAGATGGGCATCAGGGCACAGTTTCTTTCATCACATCAATGACCAATCACTTTTGCAGTGGTTGCAACAGACTGCGACTTCTTGCTGATGGAAATCTTAAAGTATGCCTGTTCGGGCCGTCCGAG GTTAGCTTGAGGGATCCTATTCGAGATggtgctgatgatgatgaactgcGACAAATCATTGGGGCGGCG gtcaaaagaaaaaaagcttCTCATGCTGGAATGTTCGACATTGCCAAGACACCAAATAGACCAATGATACATATTGGTGGTTGA